The Streptomyces sp. NBC_01244 genome contains a region encoding:
- a CDS encoding phytoene desaturase family protein — translation MPSILDAVVVGAGPNGLTAAVELARRGYSVAVFEAADTVGGGARTEELTLPGFRHDPCSAVHPLGAGSPVFSTMPLKRYGLEWLHAPLPMAHPFDDGTAAVLSRSVAETAASFGARDAGTYRRLVEPFLGKWDTLARDFMSLPNTALPRDPLTLARFGLAGLPPSTWLLSRFRDDRARALFAGLVAHVIAPLGGIGTSAVGLVFALAAHANGWPVPRGGSQSISDALAGYLRDLGGAVHTGFEVKRLDDLPPARAYVFDTSPTALARIARLGRVYDGYRYGASVFKLDYALDGPVPWTAEEPRRAGTVQIGPRTRDIDAALQLASGGRVPRTPFLIAAQPSLVDPGRAPEGKHTFWVYGHVPAGWDGDLTEAVERQLERFAPGFRDLVLARATAGPPQLAARNPNYVGGDIACGAASGLQLLLRPKLTLSPYNTPHPAVFLCSSATPPGPGVHGMSGHNAAKAVWRHLRGKGA, via the coding sequence GTGCCGTCGATCCTCGATGCGGTCGTGGTGGGGGCCGGGCCCAACGGGCTGACGGCCGCCGTTGAACTGGCCCGGCGCGGCTACTCGGTGGCCGTTTTCGAAGCCGCGGACACCGTCGGCGGCGGGGCCCGGACCGAGGAGCTCACCCTCCCCGGCTTCCGGCACGACCCCTGCTCGGCGGTACACCCGCTCGGCGCCGGTTCCCCCGTCTTCTCCACCATGCCCCTGAAGCGGTACGGGCTGGAGTGGCTGCACGCCCCGCTGCCCATGGCGCACCCCTTCGACGACGGCACGGCGGCCGTGCTCTCCCGCTCCGTCGCGGAGACGGCCGCGTCCTTCGGGGCGCGCGACGCGGGCACGTACCGGCGGCTGGTCGAGCCGTTCCTCGGCAAGTGGGACACCCTCGCCCGGGACTTCATGTCGCTGCCGAACACCGCACTGCCCCGTGACCCGCTCACCCTCGCCCGCTTCGGACTGGCAGGGCTGCCGCCCTCCACCTGGCTGCTGAGCCGCTTCCGCGACGACCGCGCCCGCGCTCTGTTCGCGGGGCTCGTCGCGCACGTCATCGCCCCGCTCGGCGGGATCGGGACCAGCGCCGTCGGCCTGGTCTTCGCCCTCGCCGCGCACGCGAACGGCTGGCCCGTGCCGCGCGGCGGCTCGCAGTCGATCTCCGACGCCCTCGCCGGATACCTGCGCGACCTCGGCGGGGCCGTGCACACCGGTTTCGAGGTCAAGCGGCTCGACGACCTGCCGCCGGCCCGGGCGTACGTCTTCGACACCTCCCCGACCGCGCTGGCGCGCATCGCCCGCCTGGGCCGGGTCTACGACGGCTACCGCTACGGCGCCTCCGTGTTCAAGCTGGACTACGCCCTGGACGGCCCCGTCCCCTGGACGGCGGAGGAGCCGCGCCGGGCCGGCACCGTGCAGATCGGTCCGCGCACCCGCGACATCGACGCGGCCCTGCAACTGGCCTCCGGCGGGCGGGTCCCGCGCACCCCCTTCCTCATCGCCGCCCAGCCCAGCCTGGTCGACCCGGGCCGGGCCCCCGAGGGCAAGCACACCTTCTGGGTGTACGGGCACGTCCCGGCGGGCTGGGACGGCGACCTCACCGAAGCCGTCGAGCGCCAACTGGAGCGCTTCGCCCCCGGGTTCCGCGACCTGGTGCTCGCCCGCGCCACGGCGGGCCCGCCGCAGCTCGCCGCCCGCAACCCCAACTACGTCGGCGGCGACATCGCCTGCGGTGCCGCCTCCGGGCTCCAGCTCCTGCTGCGCCCCAAGCTCACGCTGTCCCCGTACAACACGCCCCACCCGGCCGTGTTCCTGTGCTCCTCGGCCACCCCGCCCGGCCCCGGCGTGCACGGCATGTCGGGCCACAACGCGGCCAAGGCCGTCTGGCGCCACCTGCGCGGGAAGGGCGCCTAG
- a CDS encoding FUSC family protein gives MKVPGTTVAAAGLRSRMTAGFGDGSMVLRAAVSSGLAWWIASVLLHSESASLAPVGAILATQTTPFATARKSLQRAAGILFGFLLGVAATASMGTNTVSVVLVVLVGMYAGRVMNLGSQMHQIALTAVLVMGAATTFGYGAARLEDNVVGVLVGTCVGLALPAPGFTRRAGEELARLNRQMAALLAEIGRGLAEDDWAARTGDWVRRARSLSKELDTVRQAVREAEDAIRWRPRGRLARPRLDRLAEATQCLDHVGHQVRGITRGLYNLTFREGRPPALHWAQHDEHLLPRQADAPAGLDGVLAALAAMLGDLAGVHVREEAPSPGVRARLSELLGEAETCFLRTALAQSPGYADWRVLCTAGILEDARKMLHELDPSVGPHQGAFG, from the coding sequence ATGAAGGTACCCGGCACCACGGTGGCAGCAGCGGGCCTGCGGTCCCGGATGACCGCCGGCTTCGGCGACGGAAGCATGGTCCTGCGCGCCGCGGTCTCGTCGGGACTCGCCTGGTGGATCGCCTCCGTGCTGCTGCACTCCGAGTCGGCCTCGCTCGCCCCCGTCGGCGCCATCCTCGCCACGCAGACCACGCCCTTCGCCACGGCGCGCAAGAGCCTGCAGCGGGCGGCCGGCATCCTGTTCGGCTTCCTGCTCGGCGTGGCGGCCACCGCGTCGATGGGCACGAACACGGTGAGCGTCGTCCTCGTGGTCCTGGTCGGCATGTACGCGGGACGCGTGATGAACCTCGGCTCGCAGATGCACCAGATCGCGCTCACCGCCGTGCTCGTGATGGGCGCCGCCACCACCTTCGGGTACGGGGCCGCCCGGCTGGAGGACAACGTCGTCGGCGTGCTCGTGGGCACGTGCGTCGGCCTCGCCCTGCCCGCCCCCGGCTTCACCCGCCGCGCCGGCGAGGAACTGGCCCGCCTGAACCGGCAGATGGCCGCCCTGCTCGCCGAGATCGGCCGGGGCCTGGCCGAGGACGACTGGGCCGCGCGCACCGGGGACTGGGTCCGGCGGGCCCGCTCCCTGTCCAAGGAGCTCGACACGGTACGCCAGGCCGTCCGCGAGGCGGAGGACGCGATCCGCTGGCGGCCGCGCGGCCGGCTCGCACGGCCCCGCCTGGACCGGCTCGCCGAAGCCACCCAGTGCCTCGACCACGTCGGCCACCAGGTCCGGGGCATCACCCGCGGCCTGTACAACCTGACCTTCCGCGAAGGCCGCCCGCCGGCCCTGCACTGGGCGCAGCACGACGAGCACCTGCTGCCCCGGCAGGCGGACGCCCCGGCCGGGCTGGACGGCGTACTGGCCGCGCTCGCCGCGATGCTGGGCGACCTGGCCGGCGTACACGTGCGGGAGGAAGCCCCCTCGCCCGGGGTGCGGGCCCGGCTGTCGGAGCTGCTCGGCGAGGCCGAGACCTGCTTCCTGCGGACCGCGCTGGCGCAGTCCCCCGGCTACGCGGACTGGCGGGTCCTGTGCACCGCCGGGATCCTGGAGGACGCCCGGAAGATGCTCCACGAACTCGACCCCTCGGTCGGCCCCCACCAGGGCGCCTTCGGGTAG
- a CDS encoding inorganic phosphate transporter — protein MDSSTTVIAITIAVALLFDFTNGFHDTANAVATAIATGALRPKVAVAMSAVCNLAGAFVSVAVAKTISGGIIDEHAGIRPPVILAALAGAVLWNLATWLLGIPSSSSHALVGGLIGATVASVGLQGVNGSAVVGKILVPAALSPLIGGLVAYAATRAAGRLRGPEGGGDAAERGAGRGAGHGAERGAGRGARAGQVLAAALVSVAHGTGDGQKTMGVITLTLVTAGSLPAGSAPPLWVIVAAGLTMALGTYTGGWRIIRTLGTGLTRLGPRQGCVAQTSAAAVLLATSHLGFAVSTTHAVTGSVGGAGLATPGGVLSRTTVRAMLVSWVLTLPAAGIVAALAVLLTEQGAWGQDATAALLLCATLAFWARSRRTAVTARSVAPETATA, from the coding sequence ATGGACTCCTCCACGACGGTCATCGCGATCACCATCGCCGTGGCCCTGCTCTTCGACTTCACCAACGGGTTCCACGACACGGCGAACGCGGTGGCCACGGCCATCGCCACCGGCGCATTGCGGCCCAAGGTCGCCGTGGCCATGTCCGCGGTGTGCAATCTCGCCGGCGCGTTCGTTTCGGTGGCGGTCGCCAAGACGATCTCCGGGGGCATCATCGACGAACACGCCGGAATACGCCCGCCGGTCATCCTCGCGGCCCTGGCGGGGGCGGTCCTGTGGAATCTGGCGACCTGGCTGCTCGGAATTCCCAGCAGTTCCTCGCACGCCCTCGTGGGCGGGCTGATCGGTGCCACCGTCGCCTCGGTGGGCCTCCAGGGTGTCAACGGGTCGGCCGTGGTCGGCAAGATCCTCGTCCCGGCCGCGCTGTCTCCGCTGATCGGCGGACTCGTGGCGTACGCGGCCACGCGGGCGGCGGGCCGGCTGCGCGGACCGGAAGGCGGCGGGGACGCGGCGGAGCGCGGGGCGGGGCGGGGGGCGGGGCACGGGGCGGAGCGCGGGGCCGGGCGCGGGGCGCGCGCCGGGCAGGTGCTCGCGGCCGCGCTCGTCTCCGTGGCGCACGGCACCGGCGACGGGCAGAAGACCATGGGCGTGATCACGCTGACGCTGGTCACGGCGGGCTCCCTGCCCGCCGGGTCCGCTCCCCCACTGTGGGTCATCGTGGCCGCGGGGCTCACGATGGCCCTGGGCACCTACACGGGCGGCTGGCGCATCATCCGCACGCTCGGCACGGGCCTGACCCGGCTCGGCCCGCGGCAGGGCTGCGTGGCCCAGACGAGCGCGGCGGCCGTGCTGCTGGCCACCTCGCACCTGGGCTTCGCGGTGTCCACCACGCACGCCGTCACCGGCAGCGTCGGCGGGGCGGGGCTGGCCACCCCCGGCGGGGTGCTGAGCCGCACGACCGTGCGGGCCATGCTCGTGTCGTGGGTGCTCACACTGCCCGCCGCGGGGATCGTCGCCGCCCTGGCCGTCCTGCTCACGGAGCAGGGCGCCTGGGGCCAGGACGCCACGGCGGCCCTGCTGTTGTGCGCGACCCTCGCCTTCTGGGCCCGGTCCCGCCGTACGGCCGTCACCGCGCGGAGCGTCGCGCCGGAGACGGCCACCGCCTGA
- a CDS encoding MFS transporter, producing MAFSSTPALPALLVRERARPAWVRSRAGAWRLAVGTVCFGAFMGQLDASIVTMTYPGVRAEFGVPLAGVEWVSLAYLLTLVALLVPVGRLSDAHGRKLSYLYGFALFTGASAACGLAPTLIALIGFRVVQAVGAAMLQANSVALVKTSTPAARLRTALGVQAAAQAVGLALGPTVGAALVAGLGWRWTYWINVPVGLIALAAGHYLLPRTRDRAPVRRFDRAGVLWLATATAALLVALSSLSGLHVPAWTGPAACAVALGATAALVRRERRAPAPLLDPALLKAPAIRGGLAAALCGYLVLFGPLVLVPVLLLGSGYGVLVAGAVLTALPAGFALGAVGGDRALPAAVTDRARCLYGSLLTGCALAALLFLAPAPAPLACALGVLGLGLGLFAPANNALVMRAVPTEAPGTGGGLINMARGLGTAIGVALVTLALHTGGDGGRLAVLILLAAAAVMAVTGSGTGARAAPAAAERE from the coding sequence ATGGCTTTCTCGTCCACCCCCGCCCTGCCCGCCCTGCTCGTACGGGAACGGGCCCGGCCCGCCTGGGTGCGCTCGCGCGCCGGCGCCTGGCGGCTGGCGGTGGGCACCGTGTGCTTCGGCGCCTTCATGGGGCAGCTCGACGCCAGCATCGTGACGATGACCTACCCCGGGGTCCGCGCCGAGTTCGGGGTTCCCCTCGCGGGCGTCGAATGGGTCTCGCTGGCCTATCTGCTCACCCTCGTCGCCCTGCTGGTGCCCGTGGGACGGCTCTCCGACGCCCACGGCCGCAAACTCTCCTACCTCTACGGCTTCGCGCTCTTCACCGGGGCATCGGCGGCCTGCGGCCTCGCCCCGACCCTCATCGCCCTCATCGGGTTCCGGGTGGTGCAGGCGGTGGGCGCGGCCATGCTCCAGGCCAACAGCGTGGCCCTGGTGAAGACCAGCACGCCCGCCGCACGGCTGCGGACCGCGCTCGGCGTCCAGGCCGCCGCCCAGGCCGTCGGGCTGGCACTCGGCCCCACCGTCGGGGCCGCGCTCGTGGCCGGGCTCGGCTGGCGCTGGACGTACTGGATCAACGTGCCCGTCGGGCTGATCGCCCTGGCAGCCGGGCACTACCTGCTCCCGCGCACCCGCGACCGCGCCCCCGTACGGCGCTTCGACCGGGCCGGGGTCCTGTGGCTCGCCACCGCCACCGCCGCCCTGCTGGTCGCGCTCAGCTCCCTGTCGGGGCTCCACGTGCCGGCCTGGACCGGACCGGCCGCCTGCGCGGTCGCCCTCGGGGCCACCGCCGCCCTCGTCCGGCGGGAGCGGCGCGCCCCGGCACCCCTGCTCGACCCGGCGCTGCTGAAGGCACCCGCGATCCGGGGCGGGCTCGCGGCGGCCCTGTGCGGATACCTCGTCCTGTTCGGCCCGCTCGTGCTGGTACCCGTACTCCTCCTCGGGTCCGGGTACGGCGTGCTCGTCGCCGGAGCGGTCCTCACCGCACTGCCCGCCGGATTCGCGCTCGGCGCGGTGGGCGGTGACCGGGCCCTGCCCGCCGCCGTCACCGACCGGGCGCGCTGCCTGTACGGATCGCTACTGACCGGCTGCGCCCTGGCCGCCCTGCTCTTCCTGGCGCCCGCGCCCGCGCCGCTCGCCTGCGCGCTCGGCGTACTCGGCCTCGGGCTCGGCCTGTTCGCCCCCGCCAACAACGCCCTCGTGATGCGGGCGGTGCCGACGGAGGCTCCCGGCACCGGCGGCGGCCTGATCAACATGGCACGCGGGCTCGGCACCGCGATCGGCGTCGCCCTCGTCACCCTGGCCCTGCACACGGGCGGCGACGGCGGACGCCTCGCGGTGCTGATCCTGCTGGCCGCGGCCGCCGTCATGGCCGTCACGGGGTCCGGGACGGGCGCGAGAGCCGCCCCGGCCGCGGCGGAGCGCGAGTAG
- a CDS encoding MarR family winged helix-turn-helix transcriptional regulator: MARMPGMPGAPDARPGADSPEARALTAAVTRLRRALRASIRTEYPWEQLPMAQVELLQVCVEHSPVRVSELAARQRLAQSTVSGLVATMATNGLVKREVDSEDRRAAAVSATDTGRLRLAAWTRAHERRLGHALTALPDADRAALRAALPALTRLAARLEEADGGGG, translated from the coding sequence ATGGCACGCATGCCGGGCATGCCCGGTGCCCCGGACGCGCGGCCCGGCGCGGACTCACCCGAAGCCCGGGCGCTGACCGCCGCCGTCACCCGCCTGCGCCGGGCCTTGCGCGCCTCGATCCGGACGGAGTACCCCTGGGAGCAGCTCCCCATGGCCCAGGTGGAACTCCTCCAGGTCTGCGTCGAACACTCCCCGGTCCGCGTCAGCGAACTCGCCGCCCGCCAGCGCCTCGCCCAGTCCACGGTGAGCGGACTCGTCGCCACGATGGCCACGAACGGGCTGGTGAAGCGCGAGGTGGACAGCGAGGACCGGCGCGCCGCCGCCGTCAGCGCCACCGACACCGGCCGACTGCGGCTGGCCGCCTGGACGCGCGCCCACGAACGCCGCCTGGGGCACGCGCTGACGGCCCTGCCCGACGCCGACCGCGCGGCGCTCCGCGCGGCCCTGCCGGCCCTCACCCGCCTCGCCGCGCGCCTGGAGGAGGCGGACGGCGGGGGCGGGTAG
- a CDS encoding right-handed parallel beta-helix repeat-containing protein, whose product MAIPLIRTAARLGLCVVTAIAVCPLVPTSAAADGSPDLVVPRDYPTIQAAVDAADPGDRITVRPGVYREQVVIGKNLSITGSGDGKTTIQAPQTLTPGDDGGNSIIEIHNGASVSLSKLAVSGPGSGTCDNGALGAGIRVLGGASLDLGHAAVTHITDTPAAPCFHSANAVLIGDLPTGTGSATIHDTKITGYQGAGVVVLNEGSTATIERSTVTGHPTLSTDGIEFVEGAVGRVVKNTVSDNECREPDAGCGPDFFNEFQHAGIVGDAPGTVVEHNRIVGNQVGIYVAGTGLTIGNNDLRRNSYVGMALQDGSFTLRKDRITGGVHGVAVIASAVNTDAVLDGVKITQTSGAPVQTFECCGFTATATVKP is encoded by the coding sequence ATGGCAATCCCCCTGATCAGGACGGCCGCCCGCCTAGGGCTCTGCGTCGTCACGGCCATCGCCGTCTGTCCGCTGGTGCCGACGTCGGCAGCGGCCGACGGGTCACCGGACCTCGTGGTCCCCAGGGACTACCCGACGATCCAGGCAGCGGTCGACGCCGCCGACCCCGGTGACCGGATCACCGTCCGGCCGGGTGTCTACCGCGAGCAGGTGGTGATCGGCAAGAACCTGTCGATCACCGGGTCGGGCGACGGGAAGACGACGATCCAGGCTCCGCAGACGCTGACCCCCGGCGATGACGGCGGCAACTCGATCATCGAGATCCACAACGGCGCATCCGTCTCGCTGTCCAAGCTCGCCGTCAGCGGGCCGGGCTCCGGCACGTGCGACAACGGCGCGCTCGGCGCCGGCATCCGCGTGCTCGGCGGTGCGAGCCTCGACCTCGGCCACGCCGCCGTCACCCACATCACCGACACCCCGGCCGCGCCCTGCTTCCACAGCGCGAACGCCGTTCTCATCGGCGACCTGCCGACCGGTACGGGTTCGGCGACCATCCACGACACCAAGATCACGGGATACCAGGGCGCGGGGGTGGTCGTCCTCAACGAGGGGTCCACCGCCACCATCGAGCGCAGCACCGTCACCGGGCACCCGACCCTGTCGACCGACGGCATCGAGTTCGTGGAGGGCGCGGTCGGCCGTGTCGTCAAGAACACCGTCAGCGACAACGAGTGCCGGGAACCCGACGCGGGCTGCGGCCCCGACTTCTTCAACGAGTTCCAACACGCGGGCATCGTCGGCGACGCGCCCGGAACCGTCGTGGAGCACAACCGGATCGTCGGCAACCAGGTGGGCATCTACGTCGCCGGTACGGGTCTCACCATCGGCAACAATGACCTCCGGCGGAACTCGTACGTCGGAATGGCCCTCCAGGACGGTTCGTTCACGCTCAGGAAGGACCGGATCACCGGCGGGGTGCACGGTGTCGCGGTCATCGCGTCGGCGGTGAACACGGACGCGGTGCTCGACGGCGTGAAGATCACGCAGACCTCTGGCGCGCCGGTACAGACCTTCGAGTGCTGCGGCTTCACCGCCACGGCGACCGTGAAGCCGTAG
- a CDS encoding O-acetyl-ADP-ribose deacetylase, whose product MPRITLVQGDITAEKADAVVNAANSSLLGGGGVDGAIHRRGGPEILAACEDLRRSHYGKGLPTGRAVATTAGRLPADHVIHTVGPVWSRDEDRSELLASCYRESLRVADELGARSVAFPAISTGIYGWPMDDGARIAVETVRAARTEVEEVRFVLFDERAYEAFGAAVTG is encoded by the coding sequence ATGCCTCGTATCACCCTCGTCCAGGGCGACATCACCGCCGAGAAGGCCGACGCCGTGGTCAACGCCGCGAACTCCTCGCTGCTCGGCGGCGGCGGGGTCGACGGAGCGATCCACCGGCGCGGCGGCCCGGAGATCCTGGCCGCCTGCGAGGACCTGCGCCGCTCCCACTACGGCAAGGGCCTCCCGACGGGCCGCGCGGTCGCCACCACGGCCGGCCGGCTCCCGGCCGACCACGTGATCCACACCGTCGGGCCGGTCTGGTCGCGGGACGAGGACCGCTCCGAGCTGCTGGCCTCCTGCTACCGGGAGTCGCTGCGGGTCGCCGACGAGCTGGGTGCCCGTAGCGTCGCCTTCCCGGCGATCTCCACCGGCATCTACGGGTGGCCCATGGACGACGGGGCCCGGATCGCGGTGGAGACCGTACGGGCGGCCCGCACCGAGGTGGAGGAGGTGCGCTTCGTGCTGTTCGACGAGCGGGCGTACGAGGCCTTCGGGGCGGCCGTCACCGGATAG
- a CDS encoding TetR/AcrR family transcriptional regulator has protein sequence MGQKGAETRDRLLDATQELVETGGYFSAGLNQVIAASGAPRGSLYFHFPGGKDQLVGESVRRAGGMIGDALGGLADSSPSVAAFVDAVLRHLGDRLEESGWRKGCPVATVALEMAATSDPLQEACSEVYASWQAALRAQLAGRPDADDLALTVLALVEGALLLARAHRSRGPLDGVSRQIGALLS, from the coding sequence ATGGGACAGAAGGGCGCCGAGACGCGGGACCGACTGCTGGACGCGACGCAGGAGTTGGTCGAGACCGGGGGATATTTCAGTGCCGGGCTGAACCAGGTGATCGCCGCCAGCGGCGCGCCCCGCGGCTCGCTCTACTTCCACTTCCCCGGCGGCAAGGACCAGTTGGTCGGCGAGTCCGTCCGGCGGGCCGGCGGGATGATCGGTGATGCCCTGGGCGGCCTGGCCGACTCCAGTCCGTCGGTGGCGGCGTTCGTCGACGCGGTGCTGCGGCACCTGGGCGACCGGCTGGAGGAGTCGGGCTGGCGCAAGGGGTGTCCGGTGGCCACCGTGGCGCTGGAGATGGCCGCCACCAGTGACCCGCTGCAGGAGGCGTGCTCGGAGGTCTACGCCTCGTGGCAGGCGGCCCTGCGCGCACAGCTGGCGGGCCGTCCCGACGCGGACGATCTCGCGCTCACCGTCCTGGCCCTGGTGGAGGGGGCGCTCCTGCTGGCCAGGGCGCACCGCAGCAGGGGACCGCTGGACGGCGTCTCCCGTCAGATCGGCGCACTGCTGAGCTGA
- a CDS encoding alpha/beta fold hydrolase encodes MDAIVFGATGFIGRSLVAELLTRGQRVAAAVRNDTLTPWLTSQGVDTGGLEIVTADITRPLSGLPEVRDVYNAAGRFAFGLGVPEARATNVTGALNVLEWAAGLPRLRRLVHISGYRVSGSGGQPDYAGLGAYEASKAEGDLAVRARAGELEVPLTIANPSTVIGPGQYIGLAALVEDLWNGRLPVLPGGPDTFLPVTTIDYFVRFLAEVPASPAGEHYWVLDDSTPLLPELIAALAGHTGVRAPRRTVPAGLLRRLPRKLTGADPETLAFLSPDRYPTASARAFAASAGLEMPPVADVLRTWADDLVASRFGAAEPWLSPYGFSDVAGSRTWVSGERRRPDHVLLHGLPMNADLWAPLAGHLPGPVLAPDLPGLGRSAATTRPVDAWLADLLSPVRTRPVLVAHSLACGPALRFAVDHPDRISGLVLISPAFLQAPAARLARSGLAAPIMRRMPAARLARTLGVPEGAEVRSAAADLRRRGVARRVVAAVRTDVAGRGRSRALLDRVSVPVRIIVGSADPLVEAVRHPVAEIEGAGHYPQLTHPSQVALHLAAVAGSGGR; translated from the coding sequence ATGGACGCGATCGTCTTCGGTGCGACCGGCTTCATCGGCCGCTCGCTCGTCGCCGAGCTGCTCACCCGGGGGCAGCGGGTGGCGGCGGCCGTACGCAACGACACCCTCACCCCCTGGCTGACCTCCCAGGGCGTTGACACCGGCGGGCTGGAGATCGTCACCGCCGACATCACGCGACCGCTCTCAGGGCTGCCCGAGGTGCGCGACGTCTACAACGCAGCCGGCCGCTTCGCCTTCGGCCTCGGCGTGCCGGAGGCGCGGGCGACCAACGTCACCGGGGCGCTCAACGTGCTCGAATGGGCCGCCGGACTGCCCCGACTGCGGCGGCTGGTGCACATCAGCGGGTACCGGGTGAGCGGGTCCGGGGGGCAACCCGACTACGCCGGGCTGGGAGCGTACGAGGCGTCGAAGGCCGAGGGTGATCTCGCGGTGCGCGCCCGGGCCGGTGAGCTGGAGGTCCCGCTGACCATCGCGAACCCCAGCACGGTCATCGGGCCGGGCCAGTACATCGGTCTGGCCGCCCTCGTCGAGGACCTGTGGAACGGCCGGCTTCCCGTCCTGCCCGGCGGCCCCGACACCTTCCTGCCGGTCACCACGATCGACTACTTCGTACGGTTCCTCGCGGAGGTCCCCGCATCGCCCGCGGGGGAGCACTACTGGGTGCTCGACGACAGCACTCCGCTCCTGCCCGAACTGATCGCCGCCCTCGCCGGCCACACCGGCGTACGGGCACCTCGGCGGACCGTTCCCGCCGGTCTGCTGCGGCGCCTGCCGCGCAAGCTGACCGGCGCCGATCCCGAGACGCTGGCGTTCCTGTCGCCCGACCGCTACCCGACCGCCTCCGCCCGCGCCTTCGCCGCGAGCGCCGGTCTGGAGATGCCCCCGGTCGCAGACGTCCTGCGCACGTGGGCCGACGACCTGGTGGCCTCCCGCTTCGGTGCCGCGGAGCCCTGGCTGAGCCCGTACGGCTTCTCCGACGTGGCGGGCAGTCGTACCTGGGTGAGCGGGGAGCGGCGCCGCCCCGACCACGTCCTGCTGCACGGACTCCCGATGAACGCCGACCTCTGGGCACCCCTCGCCGGCCATCTCCCCGGCCCCGTCCTGGCACCCGACCTGCCGGGCCTGGGCCGCTCGGCCGCCACGACCCGGCCGGTGGACGCGTGGCTGGCCGACCTGCTGAGCCCGGTACGGACCCGGCCCGTGCTGGTCGCGCACTCCCTGGCCTGCGGACCCGCGCTGCGTTTCGCCGTCGATCATCCGGACCGCATCAGCGGCCTCGTGCTCATCTCCCCGGCGTTCCTGCAGGCACCCGCCGCCCGGCTCGCCCGCTCGGGCCTGGCCGCGCCGATCATGCGCCGCATGCCCGCCGCGCGGCTGGCCCGGACGCTCGGCGTCCCCGAGGGGGCGGAGGTGCGGAGCGCCGCGGCGGACCTGCGCCGTCGCGGCGTGGCCCGCCGCGTGGTCGCCGCCGTGCGTACGGACGTCGCCGGACGCGGGCGGTCGCGGGCGCTGCTGGACCGGGTGAGCGTCCCGGTCCGGATCATCGTGGGTTCGGCCGATCCGCTGGTCGAGGCCGTCCGCCACCCGGTGGCCGAGATCGAGGGGGCCGGGCACTACCCCCAGCTCACCCACCCCTCACAGGTCGCCCTCCACCTCGCCGCCGTGGCCGGCTCAGGGGGACGGTGA
- a CDS encoding Lrp/AsnC family transcriptional regulator has translation MDSVDLQIIRELQADGRLSNQDLADRVRLSPSPCLRRVRRLEEAGLIRGYTAMVDQVAFGLPVTVFVRIRLERHTAEAVRLFEEHVAVIEHIQDCYLMAGSSDYLLRVVIEDLEAYEALVRHRIHAIPGIASIESSFAYGSVKQSRTYPRPTPGASRRSPSP, from the coding sequence ATGGACTCAGTCGATCTGCAGATCATCAGGGAATTGCAGGCCGACGGGCGCCTGTCCAACCAGGATCTAGCCGACCGCGTCCGGCTCTCCCCGTCGCCCTGTCTGCGCCGGGTTCGGCGCCTGGAGGAAGCGGGCCTCATCCGCGGCTACACCGCCATGGTCGACCAGGTCGCCTTCGGACTCCCGGTCACCGTGTTCGTCCGGATCCGCCTCGAACGCCACACGGCGGAGGCGGTGAGGCTGTTCGAAGAGCACGTCGCGGTCATCGAGCACATCCAGGACTGCTACCTGATGGCGGGGAGCAGCGACTACCTGCTGCGCGTCGTCATCGAAGACCTCGAAGCCTACGAAGCCCTGGTGCGCCACCGGATCCACGCCATTCCCGGCATCGCCTCGATCGAGTCGAGCTTCGCGTACGGCAGCGTCAAGCAGTCCAGGACCTACCCGCGGCCCACCCCGGGCGCCTCGAGGCGATCACCGTCCCCCTGA